One window from the genome of Natronomonas pharaonis DSM 2160 encodes:
- a CDS encoding 60S ribosomal export protein NMD3 — MSSGSRSGEFCPRCGDEISRPSDIDLPSGPSDPDAVLCDGCYFEDFDLVDAPERIEVRVCSQCGALHRGNRWVDVGARDYTDIAVEETADRLAVHVDAREVDWGVEPEQVDQNTIRMHCLFSGVIRGTAVSEEVTVPVYVARETCDRCGRIAGDYYASIIQVRGTDRTPTTDENDRAVEIAESYIAEREATGDRNAFITETSRTDDGVDMKISTNQMGQGIAKRIVAELGGTVSEAPTLVTEDGDGNEVYRVTFTARLPPYTPGDVIDLDDGDGPVLVTSAHGNLKGVRLATGDRYEADFEEGIDPDARTLGTREDAESTTLVAVEDAHAVQVLDPETFESKTVPRPSYLDPDADEVPVLKHRQGLHVLPDDEL, encoded by the coding sequence ATGAGTTCCGGTTCACGCTCCGGGGAGTTCTGTCCGCGCTGTGGCGATGAGATTTCGCGTCCGTCGGACATCGACCTCCCGTCCGGCCCCTCCGACCCCGATGCCGTGCTGTGTGACGGCTGCTACTTCGAGGATTTCGACCTCGTCGACGCGCCGGAGCGCATCGAGGTACGGGTCTGTAGCCAGTGTGGCGCGCTCCATCGCGGCAATCGCTGGGTCGATGTCGGCGCGCGCGACTACACCGACATCGCCGTCGAGGAGACGGCCGACCGGCTTGCGGTCCACGTCGACGCCCGCGAGGTCGACTGGGGTGTCGAACCCGAGCAGGTCGACCAAAACACCATCCGAATGCACTGCCTGTTCAGCGGTGTCATCCGCGGAACCGCCGTCTCCGAGGAAGTTACCGTGCCGGTCTATGTCGCCCGCGAGACCTGCGACCGCTGTGGTCGCATCGCCGGCGACTACTACGCCAGCATCATTCAGGTTCGCGGTACCGACCGGACGCCGACCACGGACGAAAACGACCGCGCGGTCGAAATCGCCGAGTCCTACATCGCAGAGCGGGAGGCGACCGGCGACCGCAACGCCTTCATCACGGAGACGAGCCGGACCGACGACGGCGTCGATATGAAGATATCGACAAACCAGATGGGACAGGGTATCGCAAAGCGCATCGTCGCCGAACTCGGCGGCACAGTCTCGGAGGCTCCCACGCTCGTCACCGAGGACGGCGACGGCAACGAAGTCTATCGGGTTACGTTCACCGCGCGGCTGCCGCCGTACACGCCCGGCGATGTCATCGACCTCGATGACGGCGACGGCCCGGTGCTCGTGACGAGCGCCCACGGCAACCTCAAGGGCGTCCGACTGGCGACCGGTGACCGCTACGAGGCCGACTTCGAGGAGGGAATCGACCCCGACGCCCGGACGCTCGGCACGCGCGAAGACGCCGAATCGACGACGCTTGTCGCCGTCGAGGACGCCCACGCTGTGCAGGTGCTCGACCCCGAAACCTTCGAGTCGAAGACGGTGCCGCGCCCGTCGTATCTCGACCCCGACGCGGATGAAGTGCCGGTCCTGAAACACCGGCAGGGGCTCCACGTCCTCCCTGACGACGAGCTATGA
- a CDS encoding class I SAM-dependent methyltransferase, with product MTDGSADADLAAIVEKPQTQTVIEALRNEGRYDPSRRIEAHGDDHVAVPVSAPPTDTAVERVEHVELPPRSRDLADLLAAHGVDAATIEAAPSSWAVIGSIILVDFGDVSAPETLDADERTLVAETLLELHANADTVLARGGVSGRCRDPDVAVVAGIGDTETVHVEHGTKYAIDFESTMFSPGNKAERARMGEVVTPGERVFDMFAGIGYFTLPMARSGATVTAAEIDPDAYRLLVENLQLNGVSDAVRPVLGDCRDVATTADRVVMGYYDAHEYLDAALSALAPDGVVHLHEATPEPAFPARPRDRLTEAAGAAGRTVEILATRTVKSHSAGVVHGVVDARVH from the coding sequence ATGACGGACGGCAGCGCCGACGCGGACCTCGCCGCTATCGTCGAGAAACCACAGACACAGACGGTCATCGAGGCGCTCCGCAACGAGGGTCGATACGACCCAAGCCGGCGGATTGAGGCCCACGGCGACGACCACGTCGCAGTGCCGGTGTCGGCCCCGCCGACCGATACGGCCGTCGAACGCGTCGAACACGTCGAGCTACCGCCCCGGTCACGCGATTTGGCTGACCTGCTTGCAGCCCACGGCGTCGATGCGGCGACCATCGAGGCCGCCCCCTCCTCGTGGGCGGTCATCGGCAGCATCATCCTCGTTGATTTCGGTGACGTGTCCGCGCCCGAGACACTCGATGCTGACGAACGGACGCTGGTCGCCGAGACGCTCCTTGAGCTACACGCCAACGCCGATACGGTGCTGGCTCGCGGGGGCGTCTCCGGCCGCTGCCGAGACCCCGACGTAGCGGTTGTCGCGGGCATCGGCGACACGGAGACCGTCCACGTCGAGCACGGGACGAAATACGCCATCGATTTCGAGTCGACGATGTTCTCGCCGGGTAACAAGGCTGAACGCGCCCGGATGGGTGAGGTCGTCACGCCGGGCGAGCGCGTCTTCGACATGTTCGCCGGCATCGGCTACTTCACCCTCCCGATGGCTCGCTCCGGCGCGACGGTCACGGCAGCGGAAATCGACCCTGATGCCTACCGGTTGCTCGTCGAAAACCTCCAGCTCAACGGTGTTTCAGACGCGGTGCGTCCGGTGCTTGGTGACTGCCGCGACGTTGCGACCACGGCCGACCGCGTCGTGATGGGGTATTACGACGCTCACGAGTATCTCGACGCGGCGCTTTCGGCGTTGGCCCCCGATGGCGTCGTTCACCTCCACGAGGCGACGCCCGAACCGGCGTTTCCGGCCCGCCCCCGCGACCGGCTGACCGAGGCTGCTGGGGCCGCCGGTCGGACGGTCGAGATACTCGCGACCCGGACGGTCAAGAGCCACAGCGCCGGTGTCGTCCACGGCGTCGTCGACGCCCGCGTTCACTGA
- a CDS encoding MFS transporter: protein MDRPGRATLWVIVASATLTVMAGAILGPVVPGIQDGLDITESQAGLVITTHAAFIVLASPLAGAAIDRFGPRRPYAFGLGIYAVGGGAGLGIDAYVPLLASRAVLGVGVAFVHTGITVLIYEYYTGQAMDRALGLRTGANSVGAAVWPLVGGALGVIAWQVPFAVYLVAAPLGVAALLVLPEPLDAASSEAAGGDASTAATSDDAPATVDDDNDNTPATASGVVGVFASRPSLLAVYLLYGAANALLYAIVVFYPQLLETLGVASALGISLYLSANGVAGGIAGASYDRLKQATGSLWLVAVAFLLWTIGFGTAAVVESPAAAFLPVVLFGIGLGLVFPSSFVWVERLAPTDRQGQFGSYVAMAGYIGQFSAPVVFGPLVAPFGVRAVFSAAALAAVGGLAAVGVALWRSNQ, encoded by the coding sequence GGACGGGCGACGCTGTGGGTCATTGTCGCCTCCGCGACGCTGACGGTGATGGCAGGGGCGATACTCGGCCCGGTGGTGCCGGGGATTCAGGATGGGCTCGATATTACCGAGTCGCAGGCCGGCCTCGTCATCACGACCCACGCGGCGTTCATCGTGCTTGCGAGCCCGCTGGCCGGCGCAGCCATCGACCGGTTCGGGCCGCGCCGCCCCTACGCGTTCGGACTCGGTATCTATGCGGTCGGCGGCGGAGCCGGCTTGGGTATCGACGCCTACGTGCCGCTTTTGGCTTCGCGGGCCGTCCTCGGCGTCGGCGTCGCCTTCGTCCACACCGGCATCACGGTGCTCATCTACGAGTATTACACCGGGCAAGCGATGGACAGAGCGCTGGGGCTCCGGACGGGAGCAAACAGCGTCGGCGCGGCCGTCTGGCCGCTGGTCGGTGGCGCACTGGGAGTCATTGCATGGCAGGTCCCCTTCGCCGTCTATCTGGTCGCCGCACCGCTGGGGGTGGCCGCGCTCCTCGTGCTGCCGGAGCCGCTCGACGCAGCCAGCAGCGAAGCAGCCGGGGGCGACGCGTCCACAGCGGCCACCAGCGACGACGCACCCGCAACGGTGGACGACGACAACGACAACACACCCGCAACGGCCAGCGGCGTCGTCGGCGTGTTCGCGTCCCGGCCGTCGCTGCTGGCGGTGTATCTGCTCTATGGAGCCGCCAACGCGCTGTTGTACGCCATCGTCGTTTTCTATCCGCAGTTGCTGGAGACGCTCGGCGTCGCCTCTGCGCTCGGAATCAGCCTTTATTTGTCGGCCAACGGCGTTGCCGGCGGCATCGCGGGAGCGTCCTACGACCGGCTCAAGCAGGCCACCGGGAGTCTATGGCTCGTCGCCGTCGCGTTTCTCCTGTGGACCATCGGTTTCGGGACCGCGGCGGTCGTCGAATCGCCCGCCGCCGCGTTCCTTCCTGTCGTGCTGTTCGGTATCGGGTTGGGGCTCGTCTTCCCGTCGTCGTTCGTCTGGGTCGAACGGCTCGCACCGACAGACAGACAGGGGCAGTTCGGCTCCTACGTTGCGATGGCCGGCTACATCGGGCAGTTCTCCGCACCGGTCGTCTTCGGCCCGCTCGTCGCGCCGTTCGGCGTCAGGGCTGTCTTTTCCGCGGCGGCGCTGGCTGCCGTGGGTGGTCTCGCAGCCGTCGGGGTCGCCCTCTGGCGGTCGAATCAGTGA